From Candidatus Pedobacter colombiensis, one genomic window encodes:
- the rseP gene encoding RIP metalloprotease RseP codes for MSGLIMATQLLLGLSILVILHELGHFLAARAFGIKIEKFYLFFDAWGFKLFSIKKGDCEYGIGWLPLGGYVKIAGMIDESMDTAQMAQPVQPWEFRSKPAWQRLIVMLGGVIVNIIVGIFIFWVMTFTYGETYIANSSVLSGVNPGAVGKELGLQKGDRIIAVNGNKVIRFDELTSSEVLMGNSNLTIVRGDKTIDIKVPDNILNKISDFGVESFISRIPLLTSTIDSVIEGKAASKAGLKKGDRIIAVNSVPVKYDADVRELIPNFKGKTLAIEVTRGAEHLTYNVPVDPAGTIGIGFNFKEVKEETIKYSLLAALPIGIKQAWTTFSDNAKGIWKVLKGEVKANKAFSGPVEIARKVYGGEWIWTKFWLSTGFISIALAFMNLLPIPALDGGHVVFLVIEMIKGKPLGDKFMERAQIVGFVMLLSLMVFVLGNDIFKAFFKH; via the coding sequence ATGAGTGGATTGATTATGGCAACCCAGTTATTGCTGGGATTATCGATATTGGTAATTTTACATGAGTTAGGACATTTTTTGGCGGCGCGTGCCTTTGGAATTAAAATAGAAAAGTTCTACCTGTTTTTTGATGCCTGGGGTTTTAAACTGTTTAGCATTAAAAAGGGGGACTGCGAATACGGAATAGGTTGGCTGCCTCTTGGTGGTTATGTTAAAATTGCCGGTATGATAGATGAGTCTATGGATACTGCGCAAATGGCACAACCGGTACAACCATGGGAATTTAGATCTAAACCAGCCTGGCAGCGTTTAATCGTTATGCTTGGTGGTGTAATTGTGAACATCATCGTTGGTATTTTTATTTTCTGGGTCATGACCTTTACTTATGGGGAAACCTATATTGCTAATAGTTCAGTCCTTAGCGGTGTTAATCCGGGAGCTGTAGGTAAGGAGCTCGGCTTGCAAAAAGGGGATAGAATTATTGCTGTGAATGGGAATAAGGTAATTCGTTTTGATGAATTGACCAGTTCTGAAGTGTTGATGGGTAATAGTAATTTAACTATTGTCCGTGGCGATAAAACCATTGATATTAAAGTTCCTGACAATATCTTAAATAAGATTTCTGATTTTGGAGTAGAGTCGTTTATCAGTAGAATTCCACTTTTAACGTCGACAATTGACAGTGTTATAGAGGGGAAAGCTGCGTCTAAAGCCGGACTTAAGAAAGGGGATCGGATTATTGCTGTAAACTCTGTTCCCGTTAAATATGATGCAGATGTAAGGGAATTGATCCCTAACTTTAAAGGTAAAACTTTAGCTATTGAGGTAACCAGGGGTGCAGAACACTTAACTTATAATGTTCCTGTAGATCCTGCTGGTACAATTGGTATTGGCTTTAATTTTAAAGAGGTTAAGGAAGAAACGATTAAATATAGTTTGTTGGCCGCACTACCAATTGGTATAAAACAAGCTTGGACAACTTTTAGCGATAATGCTAAAGGAATATGGAAAGTCTTAAAAGGCGAAGTTAAAGCGAATAAGGCTTTTTCTGGCCCTGTTGAGATCGCGCGTAAGGTTTATGGTGGCGAGTGGATCTGGACTAAGTTCTGGCTTTCTACAGGCTTTATATCAATTGCCTTAGCCTTTATGAACTTATTGCCAATTCCTGCATTGGACGGTGGACATGTTGTTTTCCTGGTTATTGAAATGATTAAAGGAAAACCACTTGGTGATAAATTTATGGAACGTGCTCAGATTGTCGGTTTTGTAATGTTGTTATCGCTGATGGTATTTGTACTGGGGAACGACATTTTTAAAGCTTTCTTTAAGCATTAA
- a CDS encoding glycosyltransferase, whose translation MFFSIIIPLYNRPQEIDELLNTLTKQTYTQFEVLVIEDGSVNDAKAIVEKYTNKLDVKYFFKPNEGQGFARNYGFERAKGDFFVIFDSDCLIPEDYLEIVKNYLFEHKLDAYGGPDAAHKSFTPVQKAISYAMTSPFTTGGIRGNKKHLGQFHPRSFNMGVSREVWQKVGGFILTRLGEDIEYSIRIHSNGFKIGLIPGAVVYHKRRTSFVQFYKQLHFFGRARINIYKHFPAELKLVHFFPAVFTCGIIFTVLMNIFYCPLAYLCNFILLLYLMLIFFHSWWVNKSLKVAFLSIIAAFIQLTAYGLGFMQDFFKRIVLKQQ comes from the coding sequence ATGTTTTTTTCTATCATTATTCCGCTATATAACCGTCCGCAGGAAATAGACGAATTATTAAATACCCTCACCAAGCAAACCTATACACAGTTTGAGGTTCTGGTTATCGAAGATGGATCTGTAAATGATGCGAAGGCTATTGTAGAAAAATATACCAATAAACTGGATGTAAAGTATTTTTTTAAACCTAACGAGGGACAAGGCTTTGCACGGAATTATGGTTTCGAACGTGCCAAAGGAGATTTCTTTGTGATCTTTGATTCCGATTGTCTGATTCCTGAAGATTACCTGGAAATTGTAAAGAACTATCTTTTTGAGCATAAACTGGATGCCTATGGTGGCCCTGATGCTGCACATAAGAGTTTTACACCGGTCCAGAAGGCAATCAGTTACGCCATGACTTCCCCTTTTACTACTGGAGGCATCAGGGGTAATAAAAAACACTTGGGGCAGTTTCATCCCCGGAGTTTTAATATGGGGGTATCGCGTGAGGTTTGGCAAAAAGTTGGCGGCTTCATTTTAACCAGACTAGGGGAGGATATTGAATATAGTATTCGCATTCATTCGAATGGATTTAAGATCGGATTGATTCCGGGCGCTGTTGTTTATCATAAAAGACGTACAAGTTTTGTTCAGTTTTATAAACAACTGCACTTTTTTGGAAGGGCAAGGATAAATATTTATAAACATTTTCCGGCGGAGCTAAAACTGGTTCATTTTTTTCCTGCAGTTTTTACCTGTGGCATAATATTTACAGTGCTGATGAATATATTTTATTGTCCTTTAGCGTATTTGTGTAACTTTATACTGTTGTTATACCTAATGTTGATATTTTTTCATTCATGGTGGGTTAATAAATCGTTAAAGGTTGCATTTTTGAGTATTATTGCTGCGTTTATTCAACTGACAGCCTATGGCTTAGGTTTTATGCAGGATTTTTTTAAAAGAATAGTATTAAAACAACAATGA
- a CDS encoding response regulator transcription factor, with amino-acid sequence MKKEKPIAIVFDDHLLFADSFSALIERLELFRSVHTLNEERDLTQFLIKHSKFQIYLFLDYYLKNKNCLPLINDAKRLNKNVIIIVMSSVISPAAISNILSYSPHGFVSKSSGFDAILECLNTIESGHQYISPVIDEINSNALTSMISFSARELEVLQHFAHGLSIAQTAERTYLSKHTIVAHRRKMMTKANVNSITELLSYARKQELI; translated from the coding sequence ATGAAAAAAGAAAAGCCCATAGCAATAGTATTTGATGATCACCTTTTATTTGCTGACTCTTTTTCGGCATTAATTGAACGACTAGAGCTTTTTCGTTCAGTGCATACCCTTAACGAGGAACGGGATTTAACCCAATTCCTGATTAAACATTCCAAGTTTCAGATTTATCTTTTCCTAGACTATTATTTAAAAAACAAGAATTGCCTCCCTCTCATCAATGATGCCAAACGATTAAATAAAAATGTCATTATCATTGTCATGAGTTCTGTAATCAGTCCTGCAGCAATATCAAATATTCTTAGTTATAGTCCTCATGGTTTTGTTAGTAAATCATCTGGATTTGATGCGATACTTGAATGCCTGAATACCATAGAAAGCGGTCACCAATACATCAGCCCGGTAATAGATGAAATTAATTCAAACGCTTTAACAAGTATGATTTCATTTTCAGCTAGGGAATTGGAGGTTTTACAGCATTTTGCACATGGGTTGTCAATTGCCCAAACTGCAGAACGGACATACCTTAGCAAGCATACCATTGTGGCACATAGACGTAAAATGATGACCAAGGCAAATGTAAATTCCATTACTGAGTTGTTGTCTTATGCACGCAAGCAAGAACTCATTTAA
- a CDS encoding helix-turn-helix domain-containing protein, whose amino-acid sequence MNLISCPIFGEYYIQWIDHITILHAKTLLKSSNLSIKEISNELHFEESSVFCRYFKRIAGVSPKTYRNE is encoded by the coding sequence ATGAATTTAATCAGCTGTCCAATATTTGGGGAGTATTATATACAATGGATTGATCACATCACAATTTTGCATGCTAAAACATTACTCAAATCTTCTAATTTATCAATTAAAGAAATTAGCAATGAACTTCATTTTGAGGAATCAAGTGTCTTTTGCAGATACTTTAAAAGAATAGCAGGAGTATCGCCAAAAACGTACAGGAATGAATAA
- the hscB gene encoding Fe-S protein assembly co-chaperone HscB, which yields MTDYFGFYGLPISFNPDAAAVKQQFYALSKKYHPDFYINESEEKQAEVLELSTLNNKAYQVLSDPQKRLHYILELKGLLTEGENYVLPQAFLMEMMDVNEALMDLQFDPDAVRLAALQDEVVLIEKGIADEILKLTASFDDLDETEQGESLVRIKDLYYRNKYLLRIRASINKATSSL from the coding sequence ATGACTGATTATTTTGGTTTTTATGGTCTGCCGATTAGTTTTAATCCTGATGCTGCAGCCGTAAAACAGCAATTTTATGCTTTGAGTAAAAAGTATCACCCTGATTTTTATATCAACGAAAGTGAAGAAAAACAGGCTGAGGTGCTGGAATTGAGTACGCTGAATAATAAGGCTTATCAGGTGTTAAGTGATCCGCAAAAGCGCTTGCATTATATTTTAGAACTAAAGGGCCTGCTAACGGAGGGAGAAAATTATGTGCTTCCACAAGCCTTTTTAATGGAAATGATGGATGTGAACGAGGCATTAATGGATTTGCAGTTCGATCCTGATGCCGTTCGTCTGGCGGCGCTTCAAGATGAGGTTGTCTTGATTGAAAAGGGCATAGCTGATGAAATCTTAAAATTAACGGCTTCTTTTGATGATCTGGATGAAACTGAACAGGGAGAGTCTCTTGTCAGAATTAAAGATTTATATTATCGTAATAAGTATTTATTGCGCATACGCGCAAGCATAAATAAGGCAACAAGTAGTCTGTAG
- a CDS encoding GH3 auxin-responsive promoter family protein, translated as MGLKAALSKPFAAFIVKGIDKWKKNAVKAQQDTLKHLVAAAKHTSFGKDHHFASIKTYEDFKKQVPIRDYEDLRPYIDRVVAGEKNVMWKGKPQYFAKTSGTTSGVKYIPISAASMPEHIKAARNALLTYIHETGNVRFIDGKMIFLQGSPVMSKKNGIHVGRLSGIVANLVPAYLQKNRLPSYQTNCIEDWEEKVDAIVEETMDQNMTLISGIPPWVQMYFDRLTEKSGGKKIKDIFPNFELFVYGGVNYEPYRSKIEASIGRKIDSIETYPASEGFIAYQDSQQDKGLLLLADAGMFYEFIPTDEFYNDHPTRLSLGEVELDTNYALVLNTNAGLWGYVIGDTIKFVSKDPYKIMVTGRIKHFISAFGEHVIGEEVEYALLSVANEEGVGITEFTVAPQVRTPAGELPYHEWFVEFSNPPADMVSFSKKVDEALQKKNIYYFDLIEGKILQPLIIRSLQKDAFVSYMRTQGKLGGQNKVPRLANDRKIADDLSGFITRHSGEEQRRI; from the coding sequence ATGGGATTAAAAGCGGCATTAAGTAAGCCATTTGCTGCCTTTATAGTAAAGGGCATTGACAAATGGAAAAAAAATGCAGTAAAGGCTCAGCAGGATACGCTTAAGCATCTGGTTGCTGCGGCAAAGCATACTTCTTTTGGTAAAGACCATCATTTTGCATCGATAAAAACTTACGAGGACTTTAAAAAGCAGGTTCCTATACGGGATTATGAAGATTTAAGACCTTATATAGATAGGGTAGTTGCTGGAGAAAAGAATGTAATGTGGAAGGGCAAACCCCAGTATTTTGCAAAAACATCAGGCACAACATCAGGCGTAAAGTATATACCGATTTCTGCAGCATCTATGCCCGAACATATTAAAGCTGCGCGTAATGCCTTACTTACATATATTCATGAAACAGGGAATGTGCGGTTTATTGATGGCAAGATGATTTTTTTGCAGGGTAGTCCGGTGATGAGTAAAAAAAATGGTATTCATGTAGGTCGTTTATCAGGTATAGTGGCCAACCTGGTTCCTGCTTATTTGCAAAAGAATCGTTTGCCTTCCTACCAGACAAATTGTATTGAGGATTGGGAAGAAAAGGTGGACGCCATTGTTGAAGAAACAATGGATCAAAATATGACCCTGATTTCGGGGATACCACCTTGGGTACAAATGTATTTCGATAGGCTGACTGAAAAATCGGGTGGAAAGAAGATCAAGGACATCTTTCCTAATTTCGAATTGTTTGTATACGGTGGAGTAAATTACGAGCCCTACCGGTCAAAAATTGAGGCTAGTATTGGCCGAAAGATAGATTCTATAGAGACTTATCCTGCATCCGAAGGCTTTATTGCATACCAGGATAGTCAACAAGATAAAGGTTTGTTACTATTGGCAGATGCAGGGATGTTTTATGAATTTATCCCTACGGATGAGTTTTATAATGATCATCCTACACGTTTGAGTTTGGGTGAGGTGGAACTGGATACCAATTATGCACTGGTTTTAAATACCAATGCCGGACTTTGGGGATATGTAATTGGTGATACCATTAAATTTGTATCTAAAGATCCCTATAAAATTATGGTAACGGGTAGAATTAAACATTTTATATCGGCCTTTGGCGAGCATGTGATCGGTGAGGAGGTGGAATATGCCTTGTTGTCTGTTGCTAATGAAGAAGGGGTGGGGATTACCGAATTTACGGTTGCTCCACAGGTGAGGACACCGGCTGGGGAGTTGCCTTATCACGAGTGGTTTGTAGAGTTTTCTAATCCACCGGCAGATATGGTCTCTTTTAGCAAAAAGGTAGATGAAGCATTGCAAAAGAAGAATATTTACTATTTTGACCTGATTGAGGGCAAAATATTGCAACCTTTGATCATTCGTTCTTTACAAAAGGATGCGTTTGTAAGCTATATGAGGACACAGGGTAAGTTGGGCGGACAAAACAAAGTTCCACGTCTTGCCAACGACAGGAAGATAGCGGATGATTTAAGTGGTTTTATAACTCGTCATAGTGGCGAAGAACAGAGGAGAATATAA
- a CDS encoding IS3 family transposase, translating to MSIIERRSLISPEHQALSIASQCKLLNLQRSCYYFKPKGESLFNQSIMNLIDRKFLDCPFYGVDRMTAYLNKDLGCHVNNKRIRRLYRVMNLRTIYPKKNLSKANAAHHKYPYLLKGLKIDRPGQVWQADITYIPMFRGFMYMFAIIDVYSRKIVGWSISNTMTVEWCRDVLLETIEEHGTPGIFNTDQGSQFTSPIFTKALKDSNVSISMDGKGRALDNVFIERFWRSLKQEYIYLNPPNGGMELFQGIKRYVEFYNNERRHRSMDDLTPNEVFYQNNKKVS from the coding sequence ATGAGTATAATTGAAAGGCGTAGCCTTATTTCCCCGGAGCACCAGGCGCTGAGTATTGCCAGTCAGTGCAAGCTACTGAACTTGCAGCGCAGCTGCTATTATTTCAAGCCTAAAGGCGAGTCGCTGTTCAACCAGTCGATAATGAATTTGATTGACCGTAAGTTTCTTGACTGCCCGTTTTACGGCGTGGACCGGATGACTGCGTATCTTAACAAAGATTTGGGATGTCATGTGAATAACAAGCGTATACGTCGTCTTTATCGTGTGATGAACCTGCGGACAATTTATCCTAAAAAGAACCTGAGCAAGGCTAATGCGGCACACCATAAATATCCATATTTGCTGAAAGGCTTGAAAATAGATCGGCCGGGCCAGGTTTGGCAGGCTGATATCACTTATATTCCCATGTTCAGAGGCTTCATGTATATGTTTGCCATTATTGATGTGTACAGCCGAAAGATTGTCGGATGGAGCATTTCAAATACCATGACCGTAGAATGGTGCAGAGATGTACTGCTTGAAACCATTGAAGAACATGGTACACCTGGTATATTTAATACGGATCAAGGCTCACAGTTCACCAGTCCGATCTTCACTAAAGCACTTAAAGACAGTAATGTAAGTATATCTATGGATGGCAAGGGAAGAGCCTTGGATAATGTGTTCATTGAGCGATTCTGGAGATCTTTGAAACAGGAGTATATTTATCTTAACCCACCTAACGGTGGTATGGAATTATTCCAGGGTATAAAACGGTATGTGGAATTTTATAACAATGAACGAAGGCATCGGTCAATGGACGATCTTACGCCAAATGAGGTATTCTATCAAAATAATAAAAAAGTGTCCTAA
- a CDS encoding transposase: protein MKKERRKFSSVFKTKVVLEAIKESSTMQELASKYSLHPTQITAWKREFLEKADTVFGSEKPDEKEESKEKELYSKIGELQIQVDFLKKVLGK, encoded by the coding sequence ATGAAAAAAGAGCGTAGAAAATTCAGTTCTGTTTTCAAGACCAAAGTGGTGCTTGAAGCAATTAAGGAAAGTAGTACCATGCAAGAACTTGCGTCCAAATACAGTCTCCATCCCACACAGATCACCGCGTGGAAGCGTGAATTTCTTGAGAAAGCCGATACGGTGTTTGGTTCAGAGAAACCAGATGAAAAGGAAGAATCTAAAGAGAAGGAACTGTACTCCAAGATTGGCGAACTTCAGATCCAGGTTGATTTCCTAAAAAAAGTCTTGGGGAAATGA
- a CDS encoding DUF3817 domain-containing protein, whose protein sequence is MNTLSIFRKVAIAEGISYILLLFIAMPLKYWAEMPLAVKYTGWAHGLLFVLYIAFLIMAWTEYKWSFKKSALIGVASLLPFAPFLVDKRLKEEN, encoded by the coding sequence ATGAATACATTATCAATTTTTAGAAAAGTAGCCATAGCTGAAGGTATTTCTTACATTCTGCTATTGTTTATCGCTATGCCCTTAAAGTATTGGGCGGAGATGCCTTTAGCTGTTAAGTACACAGGATGGGCGCATGGTCTGTTGTTTGTGCTTTATATTGCATTCTTAATCATGGCATGGACAGAATATAAGTGGAGTTTTAAGAAATCTGCCTTAATTGGAGTGGCTTCTTTGTTGCCTTTTGCCCCTTTTTTGGTGGATAAACGGTTAAAAGAAGAAAATTAA
- a CDS encoding TCR/Tet family MFS transporter produces the protein MKKTDKKAAIGFIFITLLIDITGWGIILPVVPKLIGELIHSDLSEAAKYGGWLGFAYAITQFVFAPIVGNLSDKYGRRPIILISLFGFAVDYMLLALAPSIGWLFLGRIIAGLTGASISTASAYIADISTDDDRTKNFGLIGAAFGLGFIIGPVIGGLLGHYGARVPFYAAAILCMLNFLYGFLILPESLEKNKRRSFDWKRANPIGTFNFLRKQRKISNLVVALILVYVALHAVQSNWHFFTMYKFNWTERTVGLSLGLLGLLIGVVQGILIRWTTPRLGEQKSVYFGLLFYALGLMLFAFTNQGWMMFVFLIPYSLGGICGPALQSIISKNVPSNEQGELQGALASLVSATSIIGPPIMTNLFFYFTHDKAPFQFSGAPFFLASILTSISVIIIYFAFRPLKNANNPNK, from the coding sequence ATGAAAAAAACAGATAAAAAAGCAGCTATTGGATTTATATTTATCACGTTGTTGATTGATATTACAGGTTGGGGAATCATCCTTCCCGTGGTTCCTAAACTCATAGGGGAACTTATCCATAGTGACCTTAGTGAAGCAGCAAAATATGGCGGCTGGCTCGGCTTTGCTTATGCAATTACACAATTTGTGTTTGCGCCTATAGTTGGTAATCTTAGTGATAAATATGGAAGACGCCCCATCATTTTAATTTCTCTTTTTGGATTTGCAGTTGATTATATGCTATTAGCACTTGCGCCTTCTATTGGTTGGTTATTTTTGGGAAGAATCATTGCCGGGCTCACTGGGGCTAGTATTTCAACAGCTAGTGCATACATAGCCGACATATCCACTGATGATGATAGAACCAAAAACTTCGGTTTAATCGGAGCTGCTTTTGGACTAGGATTTATTATAGGGCCAGTGATAGGTGGTTTACTTGGACATTATGGCGCTCGAGTTCCTTTTTATGCAGCAGCTATATTATGTATGCTGAATTTCCTTTATGGGTTTCTTATACTTCCAGAAAGTCTAGAAAAAAATAAACGTCGATCATTTGACTGGAAACGTGCCAATCCCATTGGGACTTTTAATTTTTTGAGAAAGCAGCGAAAAATATCAAATCTCGTCGTTGCTTTAATTTTGGTCTATGTCGCCTTGCATGCTGTACAGAGCAATTGGCATTTCTTTACCATGTATAAATTTAATTGGACAGAAAGAACTGTAGGCCTATCACTTGGTTTACTGGGCTTATTGATTGGCGTAGTACAGGGAATTCTAATAAGGTGGACAACCCCGAGATTGGGAGAACAGAAAAGTGTATATTTTGGTTTGCTATTCTATGCTTTGGGTTTAATGCTGTTTGCATTTACCAACCAAGGGTGGATGATGTTTGTTTTCCTCATACCTTACTCCTTAGGGGGAATATGCGGGCCGGCACTACAATCAATAATCAGTAAAAATGTTCCTTCAAATGAGCAGGGTGAACTTCAGGGAGCATTGGCAAGTTTAGTGAGTGCCACCTCTATTATCGGCCCTCCAATTATGACAAACTTATTCTTCTATTTTACCCATGATAAAGCGCCATTTCAATTTTCAGGAGCCCCGTTTTTTCTAGCATCCATTTTAACGTCTATTAGTGTGATTATTATATATTTTGCTTTTCGACCATTAAAAAATGCCAATAATCCAAATAAATAG
- a CDS encoding 1-deoxy-D-xylulose-5-phosphate reductoisomerase, whose protein sequence is MKNISILGATGSIGTQALNVIEGNPDLYRVVALTGNGNAALLIEQALKFAPELVVITDESKYQIVKSALAGTSIKVLAGEEALCEAAGLDGVDIVLTAIVGSVGLKPTIAAIKAGKDIALANKETLVVAGDLITELAKEKGVKIIPVDSEHSAIFQCLVGESADSIEKIYLTASGGPFRGKDCSFLKGVTKAEALRHPNWVMGAKITIDSASLMNKGLEVIEAKWLFDLQADQIDVIVHPQSIVHSLVQFNDGSMKAQMGLPDMNLPIHYALAYPNRISSDFKRFNFMDYPELNFYKADPETFRNLDLAYTALHKGGNMPCIINAANEVVVEAFLQDKIGFLQMSDVIEACMEGIDFIEKPSLSNYLETDQYTRIFAGQLVTK, encoded by the coding sequence TTGAAAAATATATCCATTTTAGGTGCTACAGGGTCTATAGGTACCCAGGCTTTAAATGTTATTGAAGGGAATCCTGATTTATATCGGGTTGTTGCGTTAACGGGAAACGGAAATGCTGCGCTATTGATTGAGCAGGCTTTGAAGTTTGCACCGGAGCTGGTTGTAATTACAGATGAAAGTAAATATCAAATAGTAAAGTCGGCCTTAGCTGGGACAAGTATTAAGGTTCTGGCCGGAGAGGAGGCTCTATGTGAAGCTGCGGGTTTAGATGGGGTAGATATTGTGCTTACTGCAATTGTTGGGTCGGTAGGATTAAAACCTACTATTGCAGCCATAAAGGCGGGTAAAGATATTGCTCTGGCTAATAAGGAAACACTTGTTGTTGCTGGTGACCTGATTACGGAATTGGCTAAGGAAAAGGGGGTAAAGATTATTCCGGTAGATTCTGAGCATTCAGCGATTTTTCAATGTTTGGTCGGTGAGTCGGCTGATTCCATTGAAAAGATTTATCTTACTGCTTCGGGGGGACCTTTTAGAGGTAAGGACTGTTCTTTTCTTAAGGGGGTTACGAAGGCTGAAGCATTGAGGCATCCGAATTGGGTAATGGGTGCAAAGATTACCATTGACTCGGCTTCATTAATGAATAAAGGGCTTGAAGTGATTGAGGCCAAATGGCTTTTTGATTTGCAGGCTGATCAGATCGATGTAATTGTACATCCTCAATCTATTGTACATTCGCTTGTGCAATTTAATGATGGATCAATGAAAGCTCAAATGGGCTTGCCGGATATGAATTTGCCTATTCATTATGCTTTGGCCTATCCAAATAGAATAAGTAGTGATTTTAAACGTTTCAATTTTATGGACTACCCGGAGCTTAATTTTTATAAAGCAGACCCGGAAACGTTTAGAAATCTTGACCTGGCTTATACTGCTTTACATAAAGGGGGAAATATGCCTTGCATTATCAATGCAGCTAATGAAGTGGTAGTAGAAGCCTTTTTGCAGGACAAGATTGGATTTTTACAAATGAGTGATGTGATTGAGGCTTGTATGGAGGGGATAGACTTTATTGAGAAGCCCAGCCTGAGCAATTATTTAGAAACAGACCAGTATACACGTATATTTGCGGGTCAACTGGTAACAAAATAG